A region from the Phycisphaeraceae bacterium genome encodes:
- a CDS encoding SMP-30/gluconolactonase/LRE family protein, whose protein sequence is MAKLDELEVVANDNILWGGNPIWDNGRCRLVWTDSLSKLVHQFNPKTGAKTIISREGAYTGVVLHKTPGGFLFASSGGLVRWKSPFDVEPILKEHASEKLCFSSIIADAKGRVYAGTTYWGTKRIEKQGKLYLIDVKRRVTIVDQVGGMLNGLGFSPDDRILYCTDSAVRRIWQFDVDTKTGMLTRKRVFANVPNTEGIPCGLTVDADGHVWSAQVYGSQVVRYRPDGSVERRLTIPAKQVTGVAFGGEDLKDLYITTASKPFETPLKQPGYENMGDLGGSLYRVRVNTQGRTVHLAAVM, encoded by the coding sequence ATGGCCAAGCTGGATGAACTGGAGGTAGTTGCAAATGACAATATTTTGTGGGGAGGAAATCCGATCTGGGATAATGGACGTTGCCGGCTTGTATGGACCGACTCATTAAGCAAACTCGTTCACCAGTTCAATCCTAAAACTGGTGCTAAAACGATCATCAGCCGTGAGGGCGCGTACACAGGTGTTGTACTGCACAAGACTCCTGGAGGATTTCTCTTTGCCAGTAGCGGCGGATTGGTGCGGTGGAAGAGCCCATTTGATGTAGAACCCATCCTCAAAGAGCATGCAAGCGAAAAACTCTGTTTCAGCAGCATCATCGCTGACGCAAAAGGTCGCGTGTATGCAGGCACGACGTATTGGGGGACGAAAAGGATCGAGAAACAGGGAAAACTTTATCTGATCGATGTGAAACGCAGGGTCACGATTGTCGATCAGGTTGGCGGCATGTTGAACGGTTTGGGGTTCAGTCCTGATGACCGAATTCTATATTGCACGGATTCGGCAGTACGGCGAATCTGGCAGTTCGATGTTGATACCAAAACAGGAATGCTCACGCGAAAACGAGTTTTTGCAAATGTGCCAAATACCGAAGGAATTCCCTGCGGCTTGACGGTGGATGCGGATGGTCACGTTTGGAGCGCACAAGTCTATGGTTCGCAGGTTGTACGTTACCGTCCAGATGGCTCTGTCGAACGACGGTTAACTATTCCAGCAAAACAGGTGACAGGCGTAGCCTTTGGCGGCGAGGACTTGAAAGATCTATACATTACAACCGCCAGCAAGCCATTCGAAACCCCCCTCAAACAACCCGGTTACGAAAATATGGGAGACCTCGGCGGCAGTTTGTACCGTGTTCGGGTCAATACCCAAGGGCGTACTGTACATCTAGCAGCAGTGATGTGA
- a CDS encoding nucleoside deaminase — protein MLPSDTDIKMMRIALQHAHAAADMGEVPVGAVIYRGNEILAEGHNLRETTQDPVAHAEMLVLKAAAQKVNSWRLDDCSMAVTLEPCPMCAGAIINARLSKLVYGALDPKMGCVDSLYHLVTDLRFNHRVSVIPNVIADECGRVLKEFFKHRRSDSPPPKPYPTRDTI, from the coding sequence ATGCTTCCCTCAGACACCGACATAAAAATGATGCGAATCGCTCTCCAGCACGCTCATGCCGCAGCGGATATGGGTGAGGTGCCTGTGGGAGCTGTAATTTATCGCGGCAATGAAATACTCGCAGAAGGACACAATCTACGGGAAACCACACAAGATCCGGTGGCTCACGCTGAAATGCTTGTCCTAAAAGCTGCCGCTCAAAAGGTTAATTCTTGGCGACTTGATGATTGCTCTATGGCAGTTACGCTCGAACCATGTCCCATGTGTGCCGGGGCCATTATCAATGCTCGGTTATCAAAGCTAGTTTACGGTGCATTGGATCCCAAGATGGGTTGCGTAGATTCGCTTTATCATCTAGTCACCGACTTGCGATTCAATCATCGCGTCAGCGTTATTCCCAATGTAATCGCGGATGAATGCGGGCGAGTATTGAAAGAGTTTTTCAAACATCGTAGAAGCGATTCACCGCCCCCCAAACCATATCCGACCCGTGATACCATTTGA
- a CDS encoding MMPL family transporter encodes MHDNFRHRALGWWAELIARHPWWTLGLAALITVFSLWLSTFHLGFQSDRNKLVSEKLEWNKRFINWRESFPGEDDLYVVIDTGESDPKPDSPRVLEARRLADSLGTALLKSGQLQDQHSAVWRFQTHRASPRMVRALPMEDFRKYMAQVAGAAPVIDSNSPQSMLAAVEAQMGSPKSRNESPAEQAKLIAQLRIIINAYAAVLSAPPGAVPRLTDLTSGDAGTNEWTYLTSTNGRLYFIRVTPRRAEGELNALAPAIGGIREILAQIKPQVSGVEVGLTGIEVVEADETDAATQDAAIASTVSLVLITLLLILAYHSIKTPVLAMSALLVGVTWSFGFAALAIGHLQVLSVIFAAMLLGISDAYGVHVVARFEIVRHNYPDTIDGFVGALRESFQAMGPGIISGALVTASSFITTVFTNFTGVAEMGLISGVGIVLCLTAMFTVYPALLRLFKPWHRNIVPPQDRRIAFYKDKWVMPFVRHPKATVAVSMILLVIALIAVSQMHFNYDLLKLQPRGVESAEWARKISEEGGQSIYSGTSIANNMADARRWAKEFRKLPTVESLGGVGLLMPDQEEEKLRVIYETRAVLGLPVNADTLSVTSAAASMTKPSIPTHPIAPKLDFVTAIAGMQLRLKLATQFVELPPPVQTAITDLTTAMNQIPSMAQKWSPTERAQRNLQLQRAYDEWKQDILGTLDTKPLELTDLPEELLRPYIAEKPGDSRVILEIFLKLPDRKTTGIDSALHPKFLPGFIRDMRTVDKNVTGVIVQIYESGSLIKHAYVQSGIFAMLIVFVLVLIDFRSLTYTLLAMAPVALGFAVTFGVMWLCGVSINPANIIVLPLMFGIGVDSGIHILHRYKQDPVNRPLGLASGTGKAITITALTTIIGFAALIFARHRGISSLGFVLTVGLTLTLIACIAVMPAGLELLERWKPVKRES; translated from the coding sequence ATGCATGACAATTTTCGCCATCGAGCATTGGGATGGTGGGCTGAGCTTATCGCTCGTCACCCATGGTGGACGCTTGGACTAGCGGCCTTGATCACGGTGTTCAGCCTCTGGCTGTCCACTTTTCATCTTGGTTTTCAATCCGATCGCAATAAGCTTGTCTCTGAAAAGCTTGAGTGGAATAAACGCTTCATCAATTGGCGGGAGTCTTTCCCAGGCGAGGATGACCTGTATGTAGTGATAGATACCGGCGAATCTGATCCCAAGCCCGATAGTCCTCGTGTTCTCGAAGCTCGGCGACTTGCAGACAGCTTGGGTACCGCGTTGCTAAAGAGCGGACAACTTCAGGACCAACATTCAGCGGTGTGGAGGTTCCAGACTCATCGTGCCAGCCCGCGGATGGTCCGCGCACTGCCGATGGAGGACTTCCGTAAATATATGGCTCAGGTCGCGGGAGCCGCGCCAGTTATTGATAGTAATTCGCCGCAAAGCATGTTAGCTGCCGTCGAAGCACAAATGGGGTCACCCAAGTCAAGGAATGAATCTCCTGCGGAACAGGCGAAATTGATCGCACAACTCCGCATAATCATCAACGCATATGCCGCGGTTCTCAGCGCCCCTCCCGGTGCAGTACCAAGGCTGACAGATCTGACATCAGGAGACGCAGGAACTAATGAATGGACCTACCTTACCAGCACTAATGGGCGCCTTTATTTCATACGTGTTACTCCCCGTCGAGCAGAAGGCGAACTGAATGCACTCGCGCCAGCCATCGGAGGCATCCGCGAGATCCTTGCTCAGATCAAGCCTCAGGTTTCCGGTGTAGAAGTCGGACTCACGGGTATCGAAGTTGTCGAAGCTGACGAAACAGATGCTGCGACACAAGATGCGGCCATCGCATCGACGGTATCGCTTGTACTCATTACGTTGCTTCTAATTCTTGCGTATCACAGCATCAAGACGCCGGTGCTGGCGATGTCGGCCTTGCTTGTCGGTGTCACATGGTCTTTCGGATTTGCCGCACTGGCTATCGGTCACCTTCAGGTGCTCAGCGTGATCTTCGCTGCCATGCTTCTAGGTATCAGTGATGCCTACGGAGTCCATGTCGTCGCACGCTTTGAGATCGTCCGTCACAACTATCCCGACACAATCGATGGATTCGTGGGTGCATTACGCGAAAGTTTTCAGGCTATGGGCCCTGGAATTATCAGTGGGGCACTAGTCACGGCTTCATCTTTCATCACAACAGTATTTACTAATTTCACCGGTGTTGCGGAGATGGGCTTAATCTCCGGGGTAGGAATTGTTCTGTGCCTGACGGCAATGTTTACGGTTTATCCGGCATTGCTTCGCCTGTTTAAGCCGTGGCATCGCAATATCGTTCCGCCTCAAGATCGTCGAATTGCTTTTTACAAAGATAAGTGGGTTATGCCCTTTGTACGACATCCAAAGGCTACTGTGGCAGTCTCCATGATCCTTCTGGTCATTGCGCTGATTGCGGTATCACAGATGCATTTCAATTACGACCTTCTGAAACTCCAGCCTCGTGGCGTAGAGAGCGCGGAGTGGGCCAGAAAAATATCGGAAGAGGGAGGTCAGTCGATTTATTCTGGGACATCCATCGCAAATAACATGGCTGATGCGAGGCGGTGGGCCAAGGAGTTTCGCAAGCTGCCAACCGTTGAATCACTTGGGGGTGTTGGTCTGTTGATGCCGGATCAGGAAGAGGAAAAGCTGCGTGTGATCTACGAAACGCGAGCAGTCTTAGGTCTTCCCGTAAACGCAGATACGCTGTCTGTTACGTCGGCGGCTGCCTCCATGACCAAGCCGAGTATTCCTACACACCCAATTGCGCCTAAGTTGGATTTTGTAACTGCCATAGCAGGAATGCAGCTACGACTCAAGCTTGCAACGCAGTTCGTTGAACTACCACCTCCAGTGCAAACTGCTATTACAGACCTAACCACGGCGATGAATCAAATCCCCTCCATGGCGCAAAAGTGGTCGCCAACAGAGCGTGCACAGCGGAATCTACAACTGCAACGGGCGTACGATGAATGGAAGCAGGATATTCTCGGCACACTCGATACAAAGCCACTGGAGTTAACGGATCTACCCGAAGAACTTCTGCGACCCTATATCGCTGAAAAGCCAGGGGATTCTCGCGTGATCCTTGAAATATTTCTCAAGCTGCCTGATCGTAAAACGACAGGAATCGACAGTGCGCTGCATCCGAAATTCCTTCCCGGATTTATCCGTGACATGCGCACAGTGGATAAGAACGTGACGGGTGTGATCGTCCAGATCTATGAATCCGGATCACTTATCAAACATGCTTACGTCCAGTCAGGTATTTTTGCGATGTTGATTGTTTTCGTTCTTGTTCTGATTGATTTTCGTTCACTGACCTATACGTTGTTGGCGATGGCTCCAGTTGCTCTGGGGTTTGCGGTGACATTCGGCGTGATGTGGCTTTGTGGTGTCAGCATTAATCCTGCAAACATCATTGTTCTGCCTCTTATGTTTGGAATTGGAGTGGATTCAGGCATCCACATACTGCATCGTTACAAACAGGATCCTGTAAATCGTCCGCTCGGATTAGCATCCGGCACAGGTAAGGCTATCACTATCACTGCGCTGACTACGATAATCGGTTTTGCAGCATTGATCTTTGCTCGACATCGTGGAATCTCCAGCCTCGGATTCGTACTCACGGTTGGCTTGACTCTGACCTTGATCGCCTGCATAGCAGTGATGCCTGCGGGCCTGGAATTACTTGAGCGTTGGAAACCAGTGAAGCGAGAGAGCTAG
- a CDS encoding ATP-dependent DNA helicase RecG, protein MESTTSAAVEPLRLSTPVRQLRGVGTRRAEILKRLGIHSVLDLLRHLPSRYEFESSEGTISDLPMDGIGSTRGTIVNTRLIPGRKSGRFQATLQDHQSRLDLVWFNANYLREKLHPGMLIRVQGKVKVFNGYPQMANPKWEPLDETNATPAKVERLRPVYPATEDLPSSKIEALITSLLSDILTQIVDPLPADFVAKHAMPELAEAFRMAHQPKNEEEFGAARRRLAYNELLILQVGIALRRHHYRTAMIAPPLRWSLAIDEHIRKRFPFPLTSSQEKAINEIAADLKQSKPMNRLLQGDVGAGKTAVALYALLLAVANRKQGALMAPTELLAEQHFRSISQMLKGSNVQISLLTSSRLAGAARNKIEADIEAGMTEIVIGTQALLTETIRFNDLAVVVVDEQHRFGVMQRATFRSRAADNAKGDYPFLSAASPNAVKPQLAAKNPSPHYLVMTATPIPRTLSLTIFGDLDISTIHGLLPGRQSITSRVVAQDKADTVYRYISERLLKGEQAYVVVPTIDASGKESAVQLKSVATHAKNIQDKYFSQYRVAAVHGRMKHDVRESIMDRFRAGKIDVLVATTVIEVGVDVPNANLMVIEHAERFGLAQLHQLRGRVGRGSGGRKALCVFIADAKTDDAVLRMKAISETTDGFKIAEQDFMIRGMGKLFGTEQHGSMDLRVAKLPDDMDLMNLARHDAAKIVEAAPTLHEPVWEKLRKVLMKEHGNAIGLVDVG, encoded by the coding sequence ATGGAAAGTACCACCTCGGCTGCTGTTGAACCTTTACGACTCTCCACACCGGTGAGGCAACTTCGGGGAGTGGGTACACGACGCGCAGAAATACTCAAGAGACTGGGTATTCATTCTGTACTCGATCTCCTTCGTCATCTACCTAGCAGATATGAGTTTGAGTCTAGCGAGGGCACGATCTCTGACTTGCCAATGGATGGTATCGGATCGACACGTGGCACCATTGTCAATACTCGTCTGATTCCAGGTCGAAAAAGCGGGCGATTTCAGGCGACTCTTCAGGATCATCAGTCCCGGTTGGATCTTGTCTGGTTTAATGCCAACTACCTTCGTGAAAAGCTCCACCCTGGAATGCTTATCCGTGTGCAGGGGAAAGTGAAGGTCTTCAACGGCTATCCTCAAATGGCTAACCCTAAGTGGGAGCCTCTCGATGAAACCAATGCTACACCCGCGAAAGTAGAGCGACTTCGTCCGGTGTATCCCGCTACTGAAGACCTTCCTAGCTCGAAAATTGAGGCGCTAATTACTTCGCTGCTCTCAGATATTTTGACTCAGATTGTGGATCCTTTGCCTGCGGACTTCGTAGCGAAGCACGCAATGCCGGAGTTAGCGGAGGCGTTCCGCATGGCCCATCAACCAAAGAATGAAGAGGAATTCGGCGCAGCGCGGCGGAGACTGGCATATAACGAACTACTTATCCTGCAAGTGGGTATTGCCCTGCGACGGCATCATTATCGTACGGCGATGATTGCGCCGCCGCTGAGATGGTCGCTAGCTATCGATGAGCATATTCGTAAACGATTCCCATTTCCGCTTACCTCATCTCAGGAAAAGGCGATCAACGAGATCGCTGCCGACTTAAAACAAAGTAAACCAATGAATCGCCTGCTCCAGGGAGATGTTGGCGCGGGCAAAACGGCGGTTGCGTTATACGCACTGCTACTGGCCGTTGCCAATCGGAAACAGGGGGCATTAATGGCTCCTACAGAATTGCTCGCGGAGCAACACTTTCGCTCAATTTCGCAAATGCTCAAAGGGTCAAATGTGCAAATTTCGCTGCTAACCAGCAGTCGATTAGCAGGGGCAGCACGAAATAAGATCGAGGCAGATATTGAAGCGGGCATGACGGAAATTGTGATCGGAACACAGGCACTGCTTACGGAGACAATCAGGTTTAACGATCTCGCTGTGGTGGTGGTGGATGAACAGCACCGCTTCGGTGTGATGCAACGCGCAACGTTTCGAAGTAGAGCCGCGGATAACGCGAAAGGAGACTATCCGTTTTTATCGGCGGCTTCTCCAAATGCCGTGAAACCGCAGTTGGCAGCAAAAAATCCTTCCCCGCATTATCTGGTGATGACTGCGACACCAATACCGCGCACTCTCAGCCTGACGATATTTGGTGATCTCGATATCTCGACGATTCATGGATTACTCCCCGGCCGCCAATCGATTACCTCACGGGTTGTTGCACAAGATAAGGCGGACACGGTCTATCGCTACATCAGTGAGCGATTGCTCAAAGGAGAACAGGCTTACGTAGTTGTGCCTACGATCGACGCATCGGGTAAGGAATCCGCTGTTCAACTTAAGAGTGTTGCCACACACGCAAAAAATATACAGGACAAGTATTTCAGCCAGTATCGTGTAGCTGCGGTTCATGGGCGGATGAAGCATGATGTTCGCGAGTCGATTATGGATCGATTCCGTGCAGGCAAGATCGATGTATTAGTAGCAACGACGGTAATCGAAGTTGGGGTGGATGTACCGAATGCGAATCTGATGGTTATCGAGCACGCTGAGCGATTCGGATTGGCGCAGCTTCATCAACTGCGTGGCCGTGTGGGGCGAGGTAGCGGTGGTCGTAAGGCACTGTGTGTTTTCATCGCAGACGCAAAGACTGACGATGCCGTCCTGCGGATGAAGGCCATCTCAGAAACCACCGACGGCTTCAAGATAGCAGAGCAGGATTTTATGATCCGTGGCATGGGCAAGTTATTTGGTACCGAACAGCATGGCTCAATGGATCTACGAGTCGCAAAACTTCCCGACGACATGGATCTAATGAACCTGGCTCGACATGACGCGGCGAAAATTGTGGAGGCTGCCCCGACTCTCCATGAGCCGGTGTGGGAAAAACTACGCAAGGTTCTAATGAAGGAACACGGTAACGCTATCGGGCTTGTGGACGTAGGTTGA
- a CDS encoding RluA family pseudouridine synthase gives MAASSQNYVFSVTTEQGGIRLDLFIGEKLGLSRIQARHLLQRRVVIIDGRCVNEKNKGDRLSVGSSVEIESFTPPSDISVIPEPNTPLAIVAQGKDWLIVNKPVEVPVHPLKEGEVGTLLNAVVARYPQIQGVGEAGLRSGVVHRLDIETSGVVLFALRHERWRELRRAFETHTTRKIYRAVVGGKMVGGGTEKVWLYVAQHKPARVRVSTDGTIDQPPGSRECDLQWKALNSSEDTTHVEISLGTGFLHQIRVMFASMGHPVIGDLVYGGTAAPHSRLMLHAFSLAVGDIFGEAPLPKEFEFR, from the coding sequence GTGGCCGCATCATCGCAAAACTATGTTTTCTCGGTAACCACTGAGCAGGGGGGTATCCGACTCGATCTGTTCATTGGCGAAAAGCTTGGTTTGTCGCGCATTCAGGCAAGGCATCTTCTCCAAAGGCGGGTGGTCATCATTGATGGTCGGTGTGTAAACGAAAAAAATAAGGGAGATAGACTTTCAGTAGGTTCGAGTGTGGAGATCGAATCCTTTACTCCGCCATCGGATATCTCAGTAATCCCAGAACCAAATACACCCTTGGCTATTGTTGCTCAGGGCAAAGACTGGCTCATTGTCAATAAGCCTGTTGAGGTGCCAGTTCATCCACTCAAGGAGGGTGAAGTCGGCACGTTACTCAACGCGGTGGTAGCACGGTATCCGCAAATTCAAGGTGTTGGTGAGGCTGGTCTGCGAAGTGGTGTTGTTCATCGGCTCGACATCGAAACATCCGGCGTGGTGCTGTTTGCTCTTCGCCATGAGCGATGGAGAGAACTACGACGGGCGTTTGAAACCCACACCACACGCAAGATCTATCGCGCGGTCGTTGGAGGCAAAATGGTTGGTGGGGGTACAGAAAAGGTGTGGCTTTACGTTGCTCAACATAAACCTGCAAGGGTGCGCGTATCCACTGATGGAACAATCGATCAGCCGCCGGGTTCCCGTGAGTGCGATCTTCAGTGGAAAGCACTGAATTCATCAGAAGACACCACGCATGTTGAAATCAGTCTTGGAACTGGATTTCTTCATCAAATCCGAGTTATGTTTGCATCAATGGGGCACCCTGTAATCGGAGATTTGGTTTATGGTGGTACTGCTGCACCGCATAGCCGCCTAATGCTGCACGCATTCTCATTGGCTGTTGGAGATATATTCGGAGAGGCACCACTGCCTAAAGAGTTTGAGTTTCGGTGA
- the typA gene encoding translational GTPase TypA, translating into MPADTLRNVAIIAHVDHGKTTLVDRLLYQSGMFREGELDKLAGGQHGLVMDSNPLERERGITILAKNCEVYYTDAKGTKFKINIIDTPGHADFGGEVERVLKMADGVLLLVDAFEGPMPQTRFVLHKALENGLRPIVVVNKVDRPDARPEHVVNEVFDLLVELEADDKALDFPIIYCSGREGWATTDLSIKTTNLKDIFEAIITHVPAPKMDNAAPLQMLAVTLDYSDYVGRIAIGRVMAGTLHKGDNVTVISRNGGQTRQRAQQLYQFEGLGRREVDVVEAGDICAVVGLDPIDIGDTIADADNPIALPSIEIDAPTLTMSFRVNDGPFAGQEGDFVTTRQIKERLEKELQSNVAMRVDFSAVEEFKVSGRGLMHLGILLENMRREGYELTAGKPQVIFRDHHGTKQEPIELLVIDCPADCQNSVMALVGERRAELVKMDAKSGAAGFVHMEFTIPARGLIGLRSRMLTATQGRAVMHHVFEDYENMRGSVPQRQAGVMVATETGRVTAYALDGLYDRGFFFVKPGEQVYEGQIVGEHCKDNDITVNVVKMKPMSNMRTTSKDEAAKIRPAREISLESALEYIQEDEIVEITPKAVRMRKRKLKEADRKREIRAATAATAG; encoded by the coding sequence ATGCCTGCTGACACGCTTCGAAATGTTGCGATCATTGCTCACGTTGACCATGGGAAAACGACGCTTGTCGATCGCCTGCTTTATCAATCGGGTATGTTTCGCGAAGGCGAACTCGACAAACTCGCCGGTGGGCAGCATGGCCTGGTCATGGATTCCAATCCGCTGGAACGAGAACGGGGTATCACCATCCTCGCCAAAAATTGTGAGGTTTACTACACCGACGCAAAAGGTACGAAATTCAAAATTAACATCATCGACACCCCTGGCCACGCGGACTTCGGCGGTGAGGTCGAACGAGTGCTCAAGATGGCAGACGGGGTCTTGCTGCTCGTCGATGCTTTTGAAGGACCAATGCCGCAAACGCGATTCGTACTTCACAAGGCTCTTGAGAATGGCCTGAGGCCGATTGTCGTCGTCAACAAGGTTGACCGCCCTGATGCTCGACCTGAACATGTCGTCAACGAAGTATTCGACCTTCTGGTTGAACTGGAAGCTGACGATAAAGCACTCGACTTCCCGATTATTTATTGTTCAGGACGGGAAGGCTGGGCGACAACTGATCTCTCAATCAAAACGACAAATCTTAAAGATATTTTCGAAGCCATCATTACGCACGTTCCCGCCCCGAAAATGGACAATGCTGCTCCACTCCAGATGCTGGCGGTCACATTGGATTATTCCGATTACGTTGGGCGAATTGCAATCGGTCGTGTAATGGCTGGTACGCTTCACAAAGGTGATAACGTCACGGTTATCAGCCGTAACGGTGGACAGACACGACAACGAGCCCAACAGCTCTACCAATTTGAAGGACTCGGACGACGCGAAGTAGATGTTGTCGAGGCAGGCGATATCTGCGCAGTGGTCGGGTTGGATCCTATTGACATCGGCGACACAATTGCCGATGCGGACAATCCGATTGCACTACCATCGATCGAAATCGACGCTCCAACGCTCACGATGAGTTTTCGTGTAAACGATGGGCCGTTTGCCGGCCAGGAAGGTGACTTTGTCACAACGCGACAGATCAAGGAGCGGCTTGAAAAGGAATTGCAAAGCAACGTCGCTATGCGTGTGGATTTTTCCGCAGTAGAAGAATTCAAAGTTTCAGGCCGCGGTTTGATGCACCTGGGTATTCTGCTGGAAAACATGCGTCGCGAGGGTTATGAGCTGACGGCAGGCAAACCTCAGGTGATTTTCCGAGATCATCATGGCACAAAACAGGAGCCGATCGAACTTCTAGTGATAGATTGTCCCGCTGACTGCCAGAACTCCGTGATGGCATTGGTCGGCGAGCGACGCGCTGAACTGGTCAAAATGGACGCCAAAAGTGGAGCAGCCGGTTTTGTACACATGGAATTCACCATTCCCGCTCGTGGGTTGATCGGATTGCGTAGCCGTATGCTCACTGCGACACAAGGCCGTGCCGTGATGCACCACGTCTTTGAGGATTATGAAAATATGCGAGGTTCCGTTCCTCAGCGCCAAGCGGGAGTAATGGTCGCCACCGAAACCGGGCGTGTTACAGCTTACGCACTAGATGGACTATACGACCGTGGTTTCTTTTTCGTTAAGCCTGGCGAGCAGGTCTATGAGGGACAAATTGTCGGGGAGCATTGCAAAGACAATGACATCACCGTGAACGTCGTAAAGATGAAGCCGATGTCAAATATGCGCACTACAAGCAAAGATGAAGCTGCGAAGATCCGCCCGGCTCGTGAGATTTCTTTGGAATCCGCCCTGGAGTACATCCAGGAGGACGAAATCGTGGAAATTACGCCAAAAGCTGTCCGGATGCGCAAGCGAAAGCTGAAAGAAGCTGACCGTAAGCGTGAGATTCGAGCAGCAACCGCGGCGACGGCGGGCTAA
- the raiA gene encoding ribosome-associated translation inhibitor RaiA yields MEITVSGRHIEITPAIRQYATEKVGKLPRYFDRVQQISIVADKQDNHTFNVEIIVDAEGHDRFVGRSTGPDLYAGIDACVDKLERQLTDHKEKTRRRMGKTSMSG; encoded by the coding sequence ATGGAAATCACCGTCAGTGGTCGACACATTGAAATTACGCCAGCCATCAGGCAGTATGCCACCGAAAAAGTTGGCAAGCTTCCACGATATTTTGATCGAGTTCAGCAGATCTCAATTGTCGCTGACAAGCAGGATAACCATACGTTTAATGTCGAGATCATTGTCGACGCCGAAGGGCACGATCGCTTTGTCGGCAGGAGCACCGGCCCTGATCTCTACGCAGGAATCGACGCTTGCGTGGATAAACTCGAACGGCAATTGACCGATCACAAAGAGAAGACTCGCCGTCGGATGGGAAAAACTTCGATGTCAGGTTGA
- a CDS encoding PTS sugar transporter subunit IIA, whose translation MKLMDFVVEEAIVADLKGSQRDDVIKELVDVLVASGAAPKAVREELIKLILDREKHGSTGFGKGVAVPHVKHDKIKHMAAAIGVSSQGVDFNALDKAPVFSIVLLLSPKDKAADHLHAMESIFSNLQKDTFRRFLRQASTVQEVKELLQEADAQQLH comes from the coding sequence ATGAAGCTGATGGATTTTGTTGTGGAAGAAGCCATCGTCGCCGACCTGAAAGGGTCTCAGCGAGATGACGTCATCAAAGAACTCGTTGATGTCCTGGTCGCATCGGGGGCTGCACCCAAGGCTGTACGCGAAGAGTTAATCAAGTTGATCCTCGACCGTGAAAAGCACGGATCAACGGGTTTCGGTAAAGGCGTGGCTGTCCCGCACGTAAAGCATGACAAGATCAAACATATGGCCGCAGCTATCGGAGTCAGCAGTCAAGGGGTCGATTTCAACGCACTTGATAAAGCACCGGTCTTCAGCATCGTACTATTGCTGTCACCCAAAGATAAAGCTGCTGACCATCTTCACGCCATGGAAAGTATCTTTTCAAATCTTCAAAAAGATACGTTTCGGAGGTTCCTAAGGCAGGCTTCCACCGTGCAGGAAGTAAAGGAACTCCTTCAAGAAGCCGATGCACAACAGTTGCATTAA
- a CDS encoding HPr family phosphocarrier protein → MKEAECGVLRGNCDAVQEYPASDSRDEKREMGAEALMDSTEQTMQAQVIIQNKLGLHARPAMSFVDIANSFNSQITVKKGEQAVDGKSIMQMMLLAATQGTQLLIQATGPDAAAAINALCELINRKFDEE, encoded by the coding sequence ATGAAAGAAGCTGAGTGTGGGGTACTACGAGGGAACTGCGATGCCGTTCAGGAGTACCCTGCTTCCGACTCTCGCGACGAAAAACGAGAGATGGGTGCCGAGGCATTGATGGACTCGACGGAACAAACGATGCAAGCGCAGGTAATCATCCAGAACAAACTCGGCCTCCATGCGCGGCCGGCGATGTCCTTCGTCGACATCGCTAACAGCTTTAATAGTCAAATCACGGTCAAAAAGGGGGAACAGGCTGTCGACGGCAAAAGCATCATGCAAATGATGCTGCTCGCTGCGACTCAAGGTACGCAACTTCTGATTCAGGCGACGGGGCCGGACGCGGCAGCAGCGATCAACGCGCTCTGCGAACTAATTAATCGCAAATTTGACGAAGAATAA